In Gemmata obscuriglobus, a single genomic region encodes these proteins:
- the rplX gene encoding 50S ribosomal protein L24: protein MYICKNDVVQVIAGDDKGTRGKVIRVLRAENKVVVEGVNRVYRHLKPSRKNPQGGRLSKEMPVNVSNVMLIDPVLNVPTRVGVRSLPDGTKELYAKKSKTRLRVLKKPRVAAAKP, encoded by the coding sequence ATGTACATCTGCAAGAACGACGTTGTTCAGGTGATCGCCGGCGACGACAAGGGCACCCGCGGCAAGGTGATCCGCGTGCTCCGCGCCGAGAACAAGGTGGTCGTCGAGGGCGTGAACCGCGTGTACCGGCACCTGAAGCCGTCGCGCAAGAACCCGCAGGGCGGCCGGCTCTCGAAGGAGATGCCGGTCAACGTCTCGAACGTCATGCTCATCGACCCGGTGCTGAACGTCCCGACCCGCGTCGGCGTTCGCTCGCTGCCGGACGGCACGAAAGAGCTGTACGCCAAAAAGAGCAAGACACGCCTCCGCGTGCTGAAGAAGCCGCGGGTCGCCGCCGCGAAGCCGTAA
- the rpsQ gene encoding 30S ribosomal protein S17 — translation MAEPNTPATAPAKTTGRRILEGVVTRDKTAKTRRVEVERLVRHPKYGKFVKRRTVCYVHDENNDSHLGDTIEIQESRPLSKLKRWTLVKVVKRAPSRTLSNLEGAVAGTDAVPTGAKGKDEKK, via the coding sequence ATGGCCGAACCGAACACGCCCGCGACCGCTCCCGCCAAGACGACCGGTCGCCGGATTCTCGAAGGCGTTGTGACCCGGGACAAGACCGCCAAGACCCGCCGGGTCGAGGTCGAGCGCCTCGTGCGGCACCCGAAGTACGGCAAGTTCGTGAAGCGCCGCACCGTGTGCTACGTGCACGACGAGAACAACGATTCGCACCTGGGCGATACGATCGAGATCCAGGAGAGCCGCCCGCTGTCGAAGCTGAAGCGGTGGACCCTGGTAAAGGTCGTCAAGCGGGCGCCGAGCCGGACCCTCTCGAACCTCGAGGGTGCGGTCGCCGGGACCGACGCGGTGCCCACCGGGGCGAAGGGCAAAGACGAGAAGAAGTGA
- the rpmC gene encoding 50S ribosomal protein L29 produces MPNRMKEFRGMSDDQLSLALKDTEKHLFQLRFQSATDRLETPSEIRKARRDIARIRTLQREKELAKLGGLPPEQLATRIVSLQKKEAEGLPGKRIAHRQVARLKRFYVAKGGTLPVAPPVAPAPAPVAAPAVAAKPEGKKDSAPNKKNAPKGSGK; encoded by the coding sequence GACCAGTTGTCGCTCGCCCTGAAGGATACCGAAAAGCACCTGTTCCAGCTCCGCTTCCAGTCGGCCACGGACCGCCTGGAGACGCCGTCGGAGATCCGGAAGGCGCGGCGCGACATCGCCCGCATCCGCACCCTCCAGCGCGAGAAGGAGCTGGCGAAGCTCGGCGGCCTGCCGCCGGAGCAACTCGCGACCCGCATCGTTTCGCTCCAGAAGAAGGAAGCGGAAGGGCTGCCGGGCAAGCGCATCGCGCACCGCCAGGTCGCCCGGCTGAAGCGGTTCTATGTTGCGAAGGGCGGTACGCTGCCCGTCGCCCCGCCCGTGGCGCCGGCCCCTGCCCCCGTTGCGGCACCTGCTGTTGCCGCAAAGCCCGAGGGCAAGAAAGACAGCGCCCCGAACAAGAAGAACGCCCCGAAGGGGAGTGGTAAGTAA
- the rplN gene encoding 50S ribosomal protein L14, producing MIQMYTYLDVADNTGAKEVMCIQVLGGSKRRVAYLGDIVRASVKKALPGGDVKQGDVIKGVVVRTRVATRREDGSYVRFDRNALVLLDNDNNPRGTRIFGAVPRELRAKFNKILSLAAEVV from the coding sequence ATGATCCAGATGTATACCTACCTCGATGTTGCCGACAACACCGGGGCGAAAGAAGTGATGTGCATCCAGGTGCTCGGCGGCAGCAAGCGCCGCGTCGCGTACCTGGGCGACATCGTGCGTGCGAGCGTGAAGAAGGCCCTGCCGGGCGGCGACGTGAAGCAGGGCGACGTGATCAAGGGCGTCGTGGTCCGGACCCGCGTCGCGACCCGCCGCGAGGACGGCAGCTACGTCCGCTTCGACCGCAACGCGCTGGTGCTGTTGGACAACGACAACAACCCGCGCGGCACTCGCATCTTCGGGGCCGTGCCCCGCGAGCTGCGGGCCAAGTTCAACAAGATCCTCAGCCTCGCGGCTGAGGTCGTTTGA
- the rplE gene encoding 50S ribosomal protein L5 gives MATATAAPVTARLLEKYNKEIVPVLSKKFGRENRLSLPKLSKIVLNMGVGKALQDKEKMKIAAEQLALIAGQRPQITKARMAVSGFRLREGYEIGCRVTLRGKRMFEFLDRLINLALPRIRDFRGINPKSFDGNGNYSMGLTEQLVFPEIDPDKVTFTQGMDITFVTTTKNDDEARELLRQFGMPFRDESK, from the coding sequence ATGGCTACCGCGACTGCTGCCCCTGTGACCGCTCGCCTCCTTGAGAAGTACAACAAGGAGATCGTCCCGGTACTGTCGAAGAAGTTCGGCCGCGAGAACCGGTTGAGCCTCCCGAAGCTCTCGAAGATCGTCCTGAACATGGGCGTCGGTAAGGCGCTGCAGGACAAGGAAAAGATGAAGATCGCGGCCGAACAACTGGCCCTGATCGCGGGCCAACGCCCGCAGATCACGAAGGCCCGGATGGCGGTCAGCGGCTTCCGGCTCCGCGAGGGGTACGAGATCGGCTGTCGGGTCACGCTCCGCGGCAAGCGGATGTTCGAGTTCCTGGACCGCCTGATCAACCTCGCCCTGCCCCGTATCCGCGACTTCCGCGGGATCAACCCGAAGAGCTTCGACGGGAACGGCAACTACAGCATGGGGCTCACGGAACAGCTCGTGTTCCCCGAAATTGATCCGGACAAGGTGACGTTCACCCAGGGGATGGACATCACCTTCGTCACCACAACCAAGAACGACGACGAGGCCCGCGAATTGCTCCGCCAGTTCGGCATGCCGTTCCGTGACGAGAGCAAGTAA